A single region of the Cronobacter condimenti 1330 genome encodes:
- a CDS encoding phage tail protein → MTAKYFALLTNQGAARLANAAALGTKLNLTQLAVGDGGGSLPVPDTAQTRLINEKRRAPLNILSVDPVNTSQIIAEQIIPESEGGYWIREIGLYDDAGVLIAVANCPETYKPLLTEGSGRTQTIRLVLIVSATDAVALKVDPAVVLATRKYVDDGVIEVKSFTDKQLKAHEAKANPHSQYLLIKNALKEIADAGLAGEVLENLGLKDIAVSLKYGAPLIGELVEWPHEKMPQEIWPDMSMEFIPYMAQSFDPVKYPLLSKLHPKNKLPADMRAQVARGWDNGRGIDTGRVLMSEQGDAVRNITGTVGNVQFRTGGESGTGAQSGVFKMEASTVAGNSSAGVDPARVVGIDISKQVPTAAENRVKSVAWNFIVRAK, encoded by the coding sequence ATGACCGCAAAATATTTTGCTCTTCTGACCAACCAGGGCGCGGCGCGGCTGGCGAATGCGGCCGCGCTGGGCACGAAACTTAACCTGACACAGCTCGCGGTCGGTGACGGCGGCGGAAGCCTGCCGGTGCCGGATACGGCGCAGACCCGGCTGATTAACGAAAAGCGCCGCGCGCCGCTGAATATTCTGTCGGTCGACCCGGTGAACACGAGCCAGATTATCGCCGAGCAAATCATCCCGGAAAGCGAGGGCGGCTACTGGATTCGTGAAATCGGGCTGTATGACGATGCCGGTGTGCTGATTGCGGTAGCGAACTGCCCGGAAACCTATAAGCCATTACTTACCGAGGGCAGCGGGCGCACGCAGACCATCCGCCTGGTGCTGATTGTCTCGGCGACGGACGCCGTGGCGCTGAAAGTCGACCCCGCTGTCGTGCTGGCGACCCGAAAATATGTCGATGACGGTGTTATTGAGGTAAAGAGCTTTACCGATAAACAGCTCAAGGCGCATGAGGCGAAAGCGAATCCGCACTCTCAATATTTGCTGATTAAAAATGCGCTGAAAGAAATCGCCGACGCCGGCCTCGCCGGTGAAGTGCTCGAAAATCTTGGTCTGAAAGATATTGCAGTGTCGCTCAAATATGGTGCCCCGCTTATCGGTGAACTGGTCGAGTGGCCGCACGAAAAAATGCCCCAGGAGATTTGGCCTGACATGTCTATGGAGTTTATCCCGTACATGGCCCAGTCATTCGATCCTGTGAAATACCCTCTTTTGTCGAAACTGCATCCGAAAAACAAGCTACCGGCTGACATGCGTGCACAGGTTGCGCGTGGCTGGGATAACGGAAGGGGGATTGATACCGGGCGCGTGCTGATGAGTGAACAGGGTGATGCTGTCAGGAACATAACCGGCACCGTCGGCAATGTTCAGTTCCGTACTGGCGGGGAGTCCGGAACTGGTGCTCAATCCGGCGTATTTAAAATGGAAGCGTCGACAGTAGCCGGGAACTCCAGCGCTGGCGTGGACCCTGCACGGGTTGTTGGTATTGATATTTCAAAACAGGTGCCTACCGCAGCAGAAAACCGGGTTAAAAGCGTG
- a CDS encoding phage tail protein I: MSDNRLLPVGSSPLEVAAAKACAEITRVPVPLRILWNPATCPVSLLPYLAWALSVDRWDERWPEATKRSVIAASFYVHRHKGTISALRRVVEPLGYLIDVREWWQVNETPGTFRLEVGVLDNGITEEMYQELERLISDAKPASRHLTGLNISLSTDGAAFVGAASYSGDTLTVYPYLPEEITVGGTFNAGAAIHLIDNLRVTA; this comes from the coding sequence ATGAGTGATAACCGCCTGCTGCCGGTGGGCTCCTCGCCGCTGGAGGTGGCTGCCGCGAAAGCGTGCGCGGAAATAACCCGTGTGCCGGTGCCGCTGCGCATCCTGTGGAACCCCGCCACGTGTCCGGTAAGCCTGCTGCCTTATCTCGCCTGGGCGCTGTCGGTTGACCGCTGGGATGAGCGCTGGCCGGAAGCGACGAAACGCAGCGTTATCGCCGCCTCGTTCTACGTGCACAGGCACAAAGGCACCATTAGCGCGCTGCGCCGCGTGGTCGAGCCGCTCGGCTACCTGATTGACGTGCGCGAGTGGTGGCAAGTCAACGAGACGCCCGGCACGTTTCGTCTTGAGGTGGGCGTGCTGGATAACGGTATCACCGAAGAGATGTATCAGGAGCTTGAGCGCCTTATTTCTGATGCCAAACCGGCAAGCCGGCATCTGACCGGCCTCAATATCAGCCTGAGCACTGACGGCGCGGCCTTTGTCGGGGCGGCCAGCTACAGCGGCGACACGCTCACTGTTTACCCCTATCTACCCGAGGAAATCACCGTGGGCGGCACGTTTAACGCCGGCGCGGCGATTCATTTAATTGATAACCTGAGAGTGACGGCATGA
- a CDS encoding baseplate assembly protein, with the protein MPTIDLSQLPAPDVVEELDFEAILAERKATLISLYPEEEQDAVARTLALESEPVVKLLQENAYREVIWRQRVNEAARAVMLAYASGGDLDVSAGNLNTVRLTITPADESTLPPAPAVMESDTDFRLRAQQAFEGLSVAGPVGAYEYHGRSADGRVADVSVVSPTPACVTVTVLSRDNDGVADAALLAVVDRALNAEDVRPVGDRVTVQAAEIVPYTIQATLYLFPGPEAEPIRLAAESRLKTYITTQHRLGRDIRQSAIYAAIHVEGVQRVELAGPAADLVLGKHQASLCTDYSLTVGGSDE; encoded by the coding sequence ATGCCGACCATTGACCTGAGCCAGCTACCCGCCCCCGATGTGGTCGAGGAGCTCGATTTTGAAGCCATTCTCGCCGAGCGAAAGGCGACGCTGATTTCCCTGTATCCCGAGGAGGAGCAGGACGCCGTCGCGCGCACGCTGGCGCTGGAATCCGAGCCCGTTGTGAAGCTGCTACAGGAAAATGCTTACCGCGAGGTCATCTGGCGCCAGCGGGTTAACGAGGCGGCGCGCGCCGTGATGCTCGCCTATGCCAGCGGCGGCGATCTGGACGTGAGCGCCGGCAACCTCAACACCGTCCGCCTGACCATCACGCCTGCGGATGAGTCCACGCTCCCGCCAGCGCCTGCCGTGATGGAAAGCGACACCGATTTTCGTCTGCGCGCGCAGCAGGCGTTTGAGGGGTTAAGCGTGGCCGGACCGGTGGGCGCGTATGAATATCACGGACGCAGCGCCGACGGGCGCGTCGCGGATGTGTCAGTGGTAAGCCCGACACCGGCCTGCGTCACCGTGACGGTGCTGTCACGCGATAACGACGGCGTGGCCGATGCCGCCCTGCTGGCCGTGGTTGACCGTGCGCTCAATGCCGAAGATGTGCGCCCGGTGGGCGACCGGGTGACGGTGCAGGCCGCCGAGATTGTGCCGTATACCATTCAGGCCACGCTCTACCTCTTTCCCGGTCCGGAGGCGGAGCCGATCCGCCTGGCGGCCGAGAGCAGGCTTAAAACCTACATCACCACGCAGCACCGGCTCGGGCGGGATATCCGACAGTCGGCAATTTATGCCGCCATTCATGTCGAAGGCGTGCAGCGGGTGGAGCTGGCAGGCCCGGCCGCTGACCTTGTGCTCGGCAAGCATCAGGCGTCGCTGTGCACCGATTACTCGCTGACGGTCGGGGGCTCCGATGAGTGA
- a CDS encoding GPW/gp25 family protein — MTARYSGMSRDTGMTLTDAAHISQSIRDILTTPVGSRVMRRDYGSLLSMLLDQPQNQALRLQIMSACYMAILKWEPRVRLTGLTFETRFNGEMVVEISGQRTDTGGDISLTIPVS, encoded by the coding sequence ATGACGGCCCGCTACAGCGGCATGAGCCGCGACACCGGCATGACGCTCACCGATGCGGCGCACATCAGCCAGAGCATCCGCGACATTCTCACGACGCCGGTCGGCTCGCGCGTGATGCGCCGTGATTACGGCTCGCTGCTGTCGATGCTGCTTGACCAGCCACAAAATCAGGCGCTGCGCCTGCAAATCATGTCGGCGTGCTACATGGCCATCCTGAAGTGGGAGCCGCGCGTGCGCCTGACCGGACTCACTTTTGAAACCCGCTTTAACGGTGAAATGGTGGTCGAAATCAGCGGCCAGCGCACCGACACGGGCGGCGATATTTCCTTAACCATTCCTGTGAGCTGA
- a CDS encoding phage baseplate assembly protein V, which translates to MQTQFNEISRLLRNMIRTGVIVSVDTDAGRCRVQTGKNVTDWLQWLTHRAGRSRTWWAPSVSEQVLILAVGGELDTAFVLPGIFSDDNPAPSASADAVHLAFPDGAVIEYEPASGALKVSGIQTASISAAKSATVTVPVVTVTASTRITLDTPEVVCTNKLITGTLEVQKGGKMEGNIQHSGGALTSNGVRVDEHSHGGIERGGSWTEGTQ; encoded by the coding sequence ATGCAAACTCAATTCAATGAAATCTCGCGCTTGCTGCGCAACATGATCCGCACCGGTGTCATCGTCTCGGTGGATACCGACGCGGGGCGCTGTCGCGTGCAGACCGGGAAAAACGTGACCGACTGGTTGCAGTGGCTTACCCACCGCGCCGGGCGTTCGCGCACCTGGTGGGCGCCGTCGGTCAGTGAACAGGTGCTTATCCTCGCCGTGGGTGGCGAGCTCGATACCGCGTTTGTGCTGCCGGGCATTTTCTCTGACGACAACCCGGCGCCGTCGGCCTCCGCTGACGCCGTTCACCTCGCCTTTCCTGACGGGGCGGTCATCGAGTACGAGCCCGCAAGCGGTGCGCTTAAGGTTTCCGGCATTCAGACAGCCAGCATCAGCGCGGCTAAATCCGCAACCGTGACCGTGCCGGTCGTTACCGTCACCGCCTCCACACGTATCACCCTCGACACGCCGGAAGTGGTGTGCACCAACAAACTCATCACCGGCACCCTTGAGGTGCAGAAAGGCGGCAAGATGGAAGGCAATATCCAGCACAGCGGCGGCGCGCTCACCTCCAACGGCGTGCGGGTCGATGAGCACAGTCACGGCGGCATTGAACGCGGCGGAAGCTGGACGGAGGGCACACAATGA
- a CDS encoding phage virion morphogenesis protein — translation MSDFSPFEKRLSALIAALSPAGRRRMAQDIAKTLRTRQQQRIKSQKAPDGSAYAPRRLQAARAKKGRVKREMFAKLRTSRFMKATGSSDAAVVEFTGKVQRIARVHQYGLKDKPGRNGKAVQYPARPLLGFDEGDRQAVEELIISNLKGAL, via the coding sequence ATGAGTGATTTCAGCCCGTTTGAAAAGCGGCTTTCCGCGCTGATTGCCGCCCTGTCACCGGCGGGCCGGCGGCGGATGGCGCAGGATATCGCAAAGACGCTGCGCACCCGGCAGCAGCAGCGCATTAAGTCGCAGAAAGCCCCGGACGGCAGCGCCTACGCGCCGCGCCGGCTTCAGGCCGCCCGCGCAAAAAAAGGCCGGGTGAAACGCGAAATGTTCGCGAAGCTTCGCACCAGTCGTTTTATGAAAGCCACCGGCAGCAGCGATGCCGCCGTGGTGGAATTTACCGGTAAGGTGCAGCGCATCGCGCGGGTGCATCAGTACGGCCTGAAAGATAAGCCTGGCCGCAACGGCAAGGCGGTTCAGTATCCGGCGCGCCCGTTGCTCGGGTTTGATGAGGGCGACCGGCAGGCGGTCGAGGAACTCATTATTTCAAATTTAAAGGGGGCTCTATAA
- a CDS encoding phage tail protein has protein sequence MKKPESLRKALTDALPVLRTNPDMLRLFIDNGQIAATLAASLSFENRYTLNVVVTDYTGDINLLLVPVAAWLRENQPDIMTTDDGMKKGFTWYADINNDSSVDVSISLLISERTLVKESDGALYVSDVPEPPPPEPVTRPAELYINGELVSRWHE, from the coding sequence ATGAAAAAGCCCGAGAGCCTGCGAAAAGCCCTGACTGATGCGCTGCCGGTACTGCGTACTAACCCGGATATGCTGCGCCTGTTTATCGACAACGGCCAGATTGCCGCCACGCTCGCCGCCTCGCTGTCGTTTGAAAACCGCTACACGCTGAATGTGGTCGTGACCGATTACACCGGCGATATTAACCTGCTGCTTGTGCCGGTCGCCGCGTGGTTACGGGAAAATCAGCCCGATATCATGACCACGGACGACGGCATGAAAAAAGGTTTCACCTGGTATGCGGATATCAACAACGACAGCAGCGTCGACGTCAGCATCAGCCTGTTAATCAGCGAGCGCACGCTGGTTAAAGAGTCGGACGGCGCGCTGTATGTCTCTGACGTACCGGAGCCGCCACCGCCGGAGCCGGTCACGCGTCCGGCTGAGCTTTATATCAACGGTGAATTGGTGAGTCGCTGGCATGAGTGA
- the lysC gene encoding Rz1-like lysis system protein LysC (LysC is an Rz1-like component of a phage lytic system, substantially overlapping although not fully embedded in the gene for the Rz-like LysB component.), which yields MTLCAGCTNAPPAPLPVTVYNACPKVSLCPMPGSDPVTNGDLSADIRRLERALESCALQVEAVKHCQDETDEKAREPAKSPD from the coding sequence CTGACGCTGTGCGCCGGGTGCACCAACGCCCCGCCTGCGCCTCTGCCGGTCACTGTTTACAACGCCTGCCCGAAAGTCAGCCTGTGCCCGATGCCGGGCAGCGACCCGGTCACTAACGGCGATCTGAGTGCGGATATCCGTCGCCTGGAGCGCGCGCTGGAGAGTTGCGCGCTTCAGGTGGAAGCCGTGAAACACTGCCAGGATGAAACTGATGAAAAAGCCCGAGAGCCTGCGAAAAGCCCTGACTGA
- the lysB gene encoding Rz-like lysis system protein LysB (The gene for this Rz-like phage lysis system protein may overlap extensively with the gene for the other spanin subunit, the Rz1-like protein in the outer membrane.) — MKTLIVLLLLALAGLVWLGRENSTLARSFEKANRVADGQKTQISMLKNQLNVAVSLADKNERAQVTLRGQLDAAREAAQRQEQTITRLLNENDEFRRWYRTGLPDAVRRVHQRPACASAGHCLQRLPESQPVPDAGQRPGH, encoded by the coding sequence ATGAAAACGCTGATCGTTTTACTTCTGCTAGCGCTCGCCGGTCTGGTCTGGCTGGGGCGGGAAAACAGCACGCTCGCGCGAAGCTTTGAAAAGGCGAACCGCGTGGCCGACGGGCAGAAAACCCAAATCAGTATGCTGAAAAATCAGCTCAACGTGGCCGTCAGCCTGGCGGATAAAAACGAACGGGCGCAGGTAACGCTGCGCGGCCAGCTTGACGCCGCGCGCGAGGCGGCGCAGCGACAGGAACAGACCATCACGAGGTTACTCAATGAAAACGACGAATTTCGCCGCTGGTATCGCACTGGTTTGCCTGACGCTGTGCGCCGGGTGCACCAACGCCCCGCCTGCGCCTCTGCCGGTCACTGTTTACAACGCCTGCCCGAAAGTCAGCCTGTGCCCGATGCCGGGCAGCGACCCGGTCACTAA
- a CDS encoding lysozyme has product MNSIVKRCAVGAVLALAALLPDYARLHTSPQGLALIGDLEGCRLKPYQCSAGVWTSGIGHTAGVVPKQDITEREAAVNLVADVLKVEKALAVCAPVAMPPPVYDAVVSFAFNVGTGAACRSTLMGFINAKKWVQACDQLPRWVYVNGVRNAGLENRRARERALCLKGAL; this is encoded by the coding sequence GTGAACTCAATCGTTAAACGCTGTGCCGTGGGCGCGGTGCTGGCGCTGGCCGCGCTGCTGCCCGATTACGCGCGTCTGCATACCTCGCCGCAGGGACTCGCGCTGATTGGCGATCTGGAGGGGTGCCGCCTGAAGCCCTACCAGTGCAGCGCCGGCGTCTGGACGTCGGGCATCGGTCACACGGCGGGGGTGGTGCCGAAGCAAGATATCACCGAACGCGAGGCCGCCGTGAACCTGGTCGCCGACGTGCTGAAGGTCGAGAAAGCGCTTGCGGTCTGCGCGCCGGTTGCCATGCCGCCGCCGGTTTATGACGCGGTGGTCAGTTTCGCGTTTAACGTCGGCACCGGCGCGGCCTGCCGGTCAACGCTCATGGGGTTTATCAACGCGAAAAAGTGGGTGCAGGCGTGCGACCAGCTCCCCCGCTGGGTGTATGTCAACGGCGTGCGTAACGCCGGGCTTGAAAACCGCCGCGCCCGTGAGCGGGCGCTGTGCCTGAAAGGAGCACTATGA
- a CDS encoding HP1 family phage holin has translation MGLTMEKISTFLAYWLSALLAFFGAMTPQDVAAYFGMFGVAVTVAVNWYYRRKEMLFRTARKEEVIRELNR, from the coding sequence ATGGGATTAACCATGGAAAAAATCAGCACCTTTTTAGCCTACTGGCTCTCCGCGCTGCTGGCCTTTTTCGGTGCCATGACACCGCAGGACGTTGCGGCCTATTTCGGCATGTTCGGCGTCGCCGTCACGGTGGCCGTGAACTGGTATTACCGGCGCAAAGAGATGTTGTTCCGCACCGCGCGCAAAGAGGAGGTTATCCGTGAACTCAATCGTTAA
- a CDS encoding tail protein X: MKTFALQGDTLDAICARHYGRTGGVVETVLTANPGLADLGAVLPHGTAVELPDIAPAPAAESINLWD; this comes from the coding sequence ATGAAAACCTTCGCGTTACAGGGCGACACGCTCGATGCGATTTGTGCGCGCCATTACGGGCGCACCGGGGGCGTTGTCGAGACGGTGCTGACTGCCAATCCGGGCCTTGCCGACCTCGGCGCCGTTCTGCCGCACGGCACGGCGGTCGAGCTGCCCGATATCGCGCCGGCGCCCGCCGCTGAGAGCATCAACTTATGGGATTAA
- a CDS encoding head completion/stabilization protein encodes MMRIISGEEQPGGPADLTPPGDEPVIKNTPFFPDVEPKRVRELMRLEQTFSPARVREAICAGIAETNAELTEYRRTQQAAGFKRLADVPADVLDGESVRIFLYLRAVSAMATASLYGRYRGADASGKGDKKADSIDSTVDELWRDMRWSVARLQDRPHCIIGQI; translated from the coding sequence ATGATGCGGATTATCAGCGGCGAGGAGCAGCCTGGCGGGCCGGCAGACCTCACGCCGCCCGGTGATGAGCCGGTGATTAAGAACACCCCGTTTTTTCCCGACGTGGAGCCGAAGCGGGTCCGCGAGCTGATGCGCCTTGAACAGACCTTTTCGCCGGCGCGCGTTCGCGAGGCCATCTGTGCCGGCATCGCGGAAACCAACGCTGAGCTGACGGAATACCGCCGCACGCAGCAGGCCGCCGGCTTTAAGCGTCTTGCTGACGTGCCGGCGGATGTGCTGGACGGTGAAAGCGTGCGGATATTCCTGTATCTGCGTGCCGTCAGTGCAATGGCGACCGCCTCGCTTTACGGGCGCTATCGCGGCGCCGACGCCAGCGGTAAAGGGGATAAAAAGGCCGACAGCATCGACAGTACGGTTGATGAACTGTGGCGGGATATGCGCTGGTCAGTGGCCCGCCTTCAGGACAGGCCGCACTGCATCATAGGGCAAATATGA
- a CDS encoding phage terminase small subunit, with product MTSPAQRHMMRVSASETAQRQDKPLRHATAYEQMLVKLAADQRTLKQIHSTERKAEKKRELLPFYLPWVTGVLEQGKGAQDDILMTVMLWRLDAGDIAGALDIARYALRYGLTMPGQHRRAPAYLFTEEVALAAMRAHAAGEAVSIALLTDTLALTQAADMPDQVRAKLHKITGLVLRDAGEPAAALEHLRRAMQLDAQAGVKKEIERLDRELQPKPARPAAKPAAPRKKTTRSATPAKRGRPRKNAV from the coding sequence ATGACGAGCCCCGCACAGCGTCACATGATGCGGGTCTCGGCCAGTGAAACCGCGCAGCGGCAGGATAAGCCGCTGCGCCATGCCACTGCTTACGAGCAGATGCTGGTTAAGCTGGCCGCCGACCAACGCACCCTTAAACAAATCCATTCCACCGAGCGCAAGGCGGAGAAAAAGCGCGAGCTGCTGCCGTTCTATCTGCCGTGGGTTACCGGCGTACTTGAGCAGGGCAAAGGCGCGCAGGACGACATTCTGATGACGGTCATGCTCTGGCGTCTCGATGCCGGTGACATTGCCGGCGCGCTCGATATCGCCCGCTATGCCCTGCGCTACGGCCTGACCATGCCCGGCCAGCACCGCCGCGCGCCCGCGTACCTCTTTACCGAGGAGGTGGCGCTCGCCGCGATGCGCGCCCATGCCGCCGGCGAGGCGGTCAGCATTGCGCTTCTGACCGATACGCTGGCGCTCACGCAGGCCGCAGACATGCCCGACCAGGTACGCGCGAAGCTGCATAAAATCACCGGCCTTGTGCTGCGCGATGCCGGCGAGCCTGCCGCCGCGCTGGAGCACCTGCGCCGCGCGATGCAGCTCGACGCACAGGCGGGCGTAAAAAAAGAGATTGAGCGCCTCGACCGGGAGCTGCAACCGAAACCCGCCAGGCCGGCGGCAAAGCCCGCCGCGCCCCGTAAAAAGACAACGCGATCCGCGACGCCCGCAAAACGCGGCCGCCCGAGGAAAAACGCCGTTTAA
- a CDS encoding phage major capsid protein, P2 family, which yields MRQETRFKFNAYLSRIAELNGIDVGDVSKKFSVQPSVTQTLMDTVQESSEFLTKINIVPVSELKGEKIGVGVTGSIASTADTANGHARETGDFAALESNKYECDQINFDFHLRYKTLDLWARFQDFQLRIRNAIIKRQALDFIMAGFNGVKRAPTSDRAENPMLQDVAVGWLQKYRNQAPARVMGKVTAESGEVVSDVIRVGKGGDYENLDALVMDATNTMIAPWHQENPDMVVICGRQLLADKYFPLVNKQQDNSDLLAADVIVSQKRIGNLPAVRVPYFPPDALMITTLENLSIYFMDESHRRVIEENAKLDRVENYESMNIDYVVEDYAAGCLVEHIKVGTFTTAAPDVQAASTPAQEATNPAQEG from the coding sequence ATGCGCCAGGAAACCCGCTTTAAATTTAATGCTTACCTCTCCCGTATTGCCGAGCTGAACGGTATCGACGTCGGCGACGTGTCGAAAAAATTCAGCGTGCAGCCGTCGGTCACGCAAACCCTGATGGATACCGTGCAGGAGTCCTCGGAGTTTCTGACGAAAATCAACATCGTGCCGGTGAGCGAACTCAAGGGCGAAAAGATTGGCGTCGGCGTTACCGGCTCCATCGCGAGCACGGCAGACACCGCGAATGGCCATGCCCGCGAAACCGGGGATTTCGCCGCGCTGGAGTCCAACAAGTACGAGTGCGACCAGATTAACTTCGACTTCCACCTGCGCTACAAAACTCTCGACCTGTGGGCGCGTTTTCAGGATTTTCAGTTGCGTATCCGCAACGCCATCATCAAGCGCCAGGCGCTCGACTTCATCATGGCCGGCTTTAACGGCGTGAAGCGTGCGCCAACGTCTGACCGTGCTGAAAACCCGATGCTTCAGGATGTGGCGGTGGGCTGGCTTCAGAAGTACCGCAACCAGGCGCCGGCGCGCGTGATGGGTAAGGTCACGGCTGAAAGCGGTGAGGTGGTGTCTGACGTGATCCGCGTCGGCAAGGGCGGCGACTATGAAAACCTCGACGCGCTGGTCATGGATGCCACCAACACGATGATTGCGCCGTGGCACCAGGAAAACCCGGACATGGTGGTTATCTGCGGTCGTCAGCTGCTGGCCGACAAATACTTCCCGCTGGTCAATAAGCAGCAGGATAACAGCGACCTGCTGGCCGCTGACGTCATTGTCAGCCAGAAACGCATCGGCAACCTGCCGGCGGTGCGCGTGCCGTATTTCCCGCCGGATGCGCTGATGATCACCACGCTGGAAAACCTCTCCATCTATTTCATGGATGAGAGCCACCGCCGCGTTATCGAGGAAAACGCGAAGCTCGACCGCGTGGAGAACTACGAGTCGATGAATATCGATTACGTGGTGGAAGACTACGCCGCCGGCTGCCTGGTGGAACATATCAAGGTCGGCACCTTCACCACGGCCGCGCCGGACGTGCAGGCAGCATCGACCCCGGCGCAGGAAGCCACCAATCCGGCGCAGGAAGGCTAA
- a CDS encoding GPO family capsid scaffolding protein, translating into MAKKVSKFFRIGVEGDTCDGRVISAGDIQEMAASFDPRVYGCRINLEHLRGILPDGVFNRYGDVVELKAEKIDDDSALNGKWALFAKIAPLDNLVDMVGKGQKVYTSMEIQPNFANSGKCYLVGLAVTDDPASLGTEYLEFCRTAKSSPLNRFKASPENLISAATLAELEFEDQPETVFTALTDKVKAIFSRKQANDDARFKDVHEAVTAVSEHVQENLSATEQRLAAMENAFSALKQDVTSQTSQTSQALTDLKTSLDNTESFTQPRRTQATGGEGDSLSTNC; encoded by the coding sequence ATGGCAAAAAAAGTCTCAAAATTCTTTCGTATCGGCGTTGAGGGCGACACCTGTGACGGTCGCGTCATCAGCGCCGGCGACATTCAGGAAATGGCCGCGAGCTTTGATCCGCGCGTCTATGGCTGCCGCATCAACCTTGAGCACCTGCGCGGCATCCTGCCCGATGGCGTCTTTAATCGCTATGGCGATGTGGTCGAACTGAAAGCCGAAAAGATTGATGACGATTCCGCGCTTAACGGCAAATGGGCGCTGTTTGCGAAAATCGCCCCGCTCGACAACCTGGTCGACATGGTCGGCAAGGGCCAGAAGGTTTACACCTCAATGGAAATCCAGCCGAACTTTGCCAACAGCGGTAAATGCTATCTGGTCGGCCTGGCCGTGACTGACGATCCGGCAAGCCTCGGCACCGAATACCTCGAATTCTGCCGCACCGCCAAATCCAGTCCCCTTAACCGCTTTAAAGCGAGCCCGGAAAACCTGATTTCCGCCGCCACCCTGGCGGAGCTGGAATTTGAAGACCAGCCCGAGACGGTTTTCACGGCGCTGACCGACAAGGTGAAAGCCATTTTCAGCCGCAAGCAGGCGAACGACGATGCGCGCTTTAAAGACGTGCATGAAGCGGTGACCGCCGTCAGCGAGCACGTGCAGGAAAATCTGAGCGCCACCGAACAGCGCCTCGCCGCGATGGAAAACGCCTTCAGCGCGCTGAAGCAGGACGTGACCAGTCAGACCTCGCAGACCAGCCAGGCGCTCACTGACCTGAAAACCTCGCTCGACAATACCGAGAGCTTTACGCAGCCCCGCCGCACGCAGGCGACCGGCGGCGAAGGCGATTCGCTGTCGACCAACTGCTGA